The Camelus dromedarius isolate mCamDro1 chromosome 8, mCamDro1.pat, whole genome shotgun sequence genome includes a window with the following:
- the NT5C2 gene encoding cytosolic purine 5'-nucleotidase isoform X3, whose product MSYRSMFQDVRDAVDWVHYKGSLKEKTVENLEKYVVKDGKLPLLLSRMKEVGKVFLATNSDYKYTDKIMTYLFDFPHGPKPGSSHRPWQSYFDLILVDARKPLFFGEGTVLRQVDTKTGKLKIGTYTGPLQHGIVYSGGSSDTICDLLGAKGKDILYIGDHIFGDILKSKKRQGWRTFLVIPELAQELHVWTDKSSLFEELQSLDIFLAELYKHLDSSSNERPDISSIQRRIKKVTHDMDMCYGMMGSLFRSGSRQTLFASQVMRYADLYAASFINLLYYPFSYLFRAAHVLMPHESTVEHTHVDINEMESPLATRNRTSVDFKDTDYKRHQLTRSISEIKPPNLFPLAPQEITHCHDEDDDEEEEEEEEEEE is encoded by the exons ATGTCTTACCGGAGTATGTTCCAGGATGTAAGAGATGCAGTTGACTGGGTTCATTACAAG gGTTCCCTTAAGGAAAAGACAGTTGAAAATCTTGAGAAGTATGTAGTCAAAGAT GGAAAACTGCCTTTGCTTCTGAGCCGGATGAAAGAAGTAGGGAAGGTATTTCTTGCCACCAACAGTGACTATAAATATACAGAT aaaattatGACTTACCTGTTTGATTTCCCACATGGCCCCAAG CCTGGGAGCTCCCATCGACCATGGCAGTCCTACTTTGACCTGATCTTGGTGGATGCACGGAAACCACTCTTTTTTGGAGAAGGCACCGTACTGCGTCAGGTGGATACT AAAACTGGCAAGCTGAAAATTGGTACCTACACGGGCCCCTTACAGCATGGCATCGTCTACTCAGGGG GCTCATCTGATACAATCTGTGATCTGTTGGGAGCCAAAGGCAAAGACATTTTATATATTGGAGATCACATTTTTGgggacattttaaaatcaaagaaacgGCAAGGGTGGCGAACTTTCTTGGTGATTCCTGAGCTCGCACAGGAGCTGCATGTCTGGACTGATAAGAGTT CACTTTTTGAAGAGCTTCAGAGCTTGGATATTTTCTTGGCTGAACTCTACAA GCACCTTGACAGCAGCAGCAATGAGCGCCCAGACATTAGCTCCATCCAGAGACGTATCAAG AAAGTAACTCATGACATGGACATGTGCTACGGGATGATGGGAAGTCTGTTTCGCAGTGGCTCTCGGCAGACCCTCTTCGCCAGTCAGGTGATGCGTTATGCTGATCTCTATGCAGCATCTTTCATCAATCTGCTGTATTACCCATTCAGCTACCTCTTCAGAGCTGCCCACGTCCTG ATGCCTCATGAATCAACAGTAGAACACACACACGTAGATATAAATGAGATGGAGTCCCCCCTTGCCACCCGGAACCGCACATCAGTGGATTTCAAAGATACCGACTACAAGCGGCACCAGTTGACACGGTCAATTAGTGAGATTAAACCCCCTAACCTCTTCCCACTGGCCCCCCAGGAAATTACACACTGccatgatgaagatgatgatgaggaggaggaggaggaagaggaagaggaagaataa